In Sphingobacterium sp. PCS056, the following proteins share a genomic window:
- a CDS encoding DUF1080 domain-containing protein encodes MKLKLSYLILSLALLTSCRQIHENNILTSTEEKEGWQLLFNGKDINNWHIYNQGNQPSKWIVKDGAILCDPTVKTGIFGDLVTNETYENFDLKFEWKVAKGGNSGVFIDVQEDPKYDATFVTGLEMQLLDNANSEPRHQVDSTHWAGSLYSVKVIGTNSKPNPFNEWNASRIIQDKGKVSFWLNGKLTFEDSTNTQAWIDMVANTNMKNYPDFGTFQKGKIALQNHTDEVSFRNIKIKVL; translated from the coding sequence ATGAAATTAAAGTTATCATATCTCATATTATCACTTGCATTATTAACTTCTTGCAGGCAAATTCATGAAAATAACATCTTAACTTCAACAGAAGAGAAAGAAGGATGGCAATTACTCTTTAATGGAAAAGACATCAATAATTGGCACATTTACAATCAGGGAAACCAACCTTCCAAATGGATTGTAAAAGATGGGGCAATATTATGTGATCCCACAGTAAAAACGGGAATATTTGGAGACTTAGTTACCAATGAAACCTATGAAAATTTTGATTTAAAATTTGAATGGAAAGTTGCTAAAGGAGGAAATAGCGGTGTGTTTATCGATGTGCAAGAAGATCCAAAATATGATGCGACATTTGTGACAGGTCTTGAAATGCAACTTTTGGATAATGCCAATTCCGAACCACGTCATCAAGTAGATTCTACACATTGGGCAGGATCTCTTTACTCTGTAAAGGTTATTGGAACAAATTCGAAACCTAACCCTTTCAATGAATGGAATGCATCACGAATCATCCAAGATAAAGGCAAAGTTAGTTTTTGGCTAAATGGCAAATTGACATTCGAAGACAGCACCAATACACAAGCATGGATAGATATGGTCGCCAATACCAATATGAAAAACTATCCTGACTTTGGTACATTTCAAAAAGGAAAAATTGCGTTGCAAAACCATACAGATGAAGTTTCTTTCCGCAATATCAAAATAAAAGTATTGTAA
- the lepB gene encoding signal peptidase I: MWYIIFAVLTVVAHYGLWKLFVKAGRQGWEALVPFYREYVMAQLTGRAKWIVILLLVPIVNIFIFYGLYLDLIKAFGKRRFWENAAAVLVPFIVLPIWANDPLVKYLGNPNSEEFKKKYFYKKSMAREWADAIVFATVAASLIRGFLIEAYMIPTGSMERTLLVGDFLFVSKLNYGPRVPMTPLAFPFAHHTMPLTGGKAYSELIELPYKRLPGFQDIKRNDVVVFNYPMEADAPYNRPVDKRENYIKRCVGMPGDEVSMSNAVLYVNGKPGFNPPEGQLDYIVVTDQTGLDMRVMRDKRLETVDTGQPNIYQVFMTADEAAMVKGWMNVKEVVPNIRKAGENEDGTFPHVSALNWNFDNFGPIKIPSKGWTVQLDSATMPLYERAITVYEGNKLENKTDGIYINGVKANSYTFKMNYYWMMGDNRHNSLDSRGWGFVPEDHIVGKALFTWLSLDELGSGLSKIRWNRIFKGIE; encoded by the coding sequence ATGTGGTATATTATTTTTGCCGTCTTAACAGTTGTAGCCCATTATGGGCTTTGGAAATTATTTGTTAAAGCAGGCAGACAGGGGTGGGAAGCACTAGTTCCATTTTATCGTGAGTATGTAATGGCTCAATTGACTGGTCGTGCAAAATGGATAGTAATCTTATTACTAGTACCGATTGTAAATATCTTTATATTTTATGGTCTATACCTAGATTTGATAAAGGCATTTGGGAAAAGACGATTTTGGGAAAATGCTGCGGCTGTTTTAGTTCCATTTATCGTATTGCCCATATGGGCTAATGATCCTTTAGTCAAGTACTTAGGAAATCCTAATTCTGAAGAGTTTAAAAAGAAATATTTTTATAAAAAATCAATGGCTCGAGAATGGGCTGATGCAATTGTTTTTGCAACTGTAGCCGCTTCTTTGATTCGTGGTTTCTTGATTGAAGCTTATATGATTCCAACAGGTTCAATGGAACGTACGTTGCTAGTTGGTGACTTTTTGTTTGTCAGTAAGCTAAACTATGGGCCACGTGTCCCGATGACGCCATTGGCATTTCCTTTTGCGCACCATACGATGCCATTGACAGGTGGAAAAGCTTATTCTGAATTAATCGAACTACCTTATAAACGTTTGCCTGGATTTCAGGACATCAAAAGAAATGATGTTGTTGTATTTAATTATCCTATGGAAGCAGATGCTCCTTATAACAGACCTGTTGATAAACGTGAGAATTATATCAAGCGTTGTGTAGGTATGCCAGGTGATGAAGTTTCCATGTCAAATGCGGTATTATATGTGAATGGTAAACCTGGCTTTAATCCTCCAGAGGGACAATTGGACTATATCGTGGTAACAGATCAAACGGGATTAGATATGCGCGTCATGAGAGATAAACGATTAGAAACAGTAGACACCGGTCAACCTAATATTTATCAGGTTTTTATGACAGCAGATGAAGCTGCAATGGTTAAAGGCTGGATGAATGTCAAAGAAGTGGTACCAAATATTCGTAAAGCTGGTGAGAATGAAGATGGAACATTTCCACATGTATCTGCTCTGAACTGGAACTTTGATAACTTTGGCCCAATTAAAATTCCTAGCAAAGGCTGGACAGTACAATTAGATAGTGCAACCATGCCACTTTATGAGCGTGCAATTACTGTATATGAAGGAAATAAGTTAGAGAATAAGACCGATGGGATTTATATCAATGGGGTTAAAGCTAATTCATATACCTTTAAAATGAATTATTATTGGATGATGGGTGACAATAGACACAATTCATTAGATTCACGTGGATGGGGTTTTGTTCCAGAGGATCATATAGTCGGTAAAGCATTATTTACTTGGTTGAGTCTTGATGAATTAGGTTCTGGATTATCTAAAATAAGATGGAATAGGATATTCAAAGGAATAGAATAA
- a CDS encoding ParA family protein, which produces MGKIISIANQKGGVGKTTTSINLAASLAVLEYKTLLVDADPQANSTSGIGFDPRTIKESIYECLVNDLDPRDAIQATETPNLDLLPAHIDLVGAEIEMINMHEREYKMKKILDQVKDDYDFIIIDCSPSLGLITINALSASNSVVIPVQCEYFALEGLGKLLNTIKIVQTRLNTSLEIEGILLTMYDVRLRLSNQVVEEVKTHFTDLVFDTIIQRNTRLSEAPSFGISVIMHDASCKGAINYLNLAREILHKNGHLKELDSTVTL; this is translated from the coding sequence ATGGGTAAAATTATATCAATTGCAAATCAAAAGGGTGGTGTTGGTAAAACGACAACATCAATCAATTTGGCGGCTAGTTTAGCTGTTTTAGAATATAAAACCTTATTGGTTGACGCTGATCCGCAAGCAAACTCTACTTCTGGAATTGGATTTGATCCAAGAACGATTAAGGAAAGTATATATGAATGTTTGGTAAATGATTTGGATCCTCGCGATGCAATTCAAGCTACAGAGACCCCTAACCTAGATTTATTACCCGCTCATATTGATTTGGTTGGTGCTGAAATTGAAATGATCAATATGCACGAACGTGAATATAAGATGAAAAAAATCTTAGATCAGGTTAAAGATGATTATGATTTTATCATTATTGATTGTTCTCCTTCTCTCGGTTTGATTACCATTAACGCATTATCCGCATCTAATTCGGTTGTGATACCAGTACAGTGTGAGTATTTTGCACTTGAGGGATTAGGCAAATTATTGAATACGATTAAAATCGTTCAGACACGTTTAAATACCAGTTTGGAAATTGAAGGTATTTTGCTGACGATGTACGATGTACGTCTTCGTTTATCCAACCAAGTGGTAGAAGAGGTCAAAACACACTTTACGGATTTAGTATTTGATACAATCATTCAGCGTAATACGCGATTGAGTGAAGCCCCAAGTTTTGGTATTTCTGTTATAATGCACGATGCATCGTGCAAAGGAGCTATCAACTATTTAAATTTGGCTAGAGAAATTTTACATAAGAACGGACATCTAAAAGAATTAGATTCAACAGTTACACTATAA
- a CDS encoding ParB/RepB/Spo0J family partition protein has protein sequence MAAQQRKTGLGRGLGALLNDSTDLPERNSDAEISRIEAPKKSKESGNISTVNVDTIEMNPFQPRTDFDPQALQELSESILLQGLIQPITVRKIGENSYQLISGERRYRASKLAGITEIPAYIRTANDQQMLEMALIENIQRENLNAIEVALSFQRMIEECNLKQEELGERVSKNRSTVTNYLRLLKLPPVIQAAIRDGELTMGHARALINVAEVDKQLYIFKLIVDLGLSVRKAEELVREIQNGNKKKTQKDKNAPKSFQFQKIEDDLASKFSSRVKLNLKSAKGKGAIEIPFESEDDLSRILELLDW, from the coding sequence ATGGCAGCACAACAGCGAAAAACAGGTCTAGGAAGAGGATTAGGTGCCTTATTAAATGATAGTACCGATCTGCCTGAACGGAATTCAGATGCGGAAATATCTCGAATAGAGGCTCCAAAAAAATCAAAAGAATCTGGGAATATTAGTACGGTAAATGTGGATACTATTGAAATGAACCCATTTCAGCCCCGTACTGATTTTGACCCCCAAGCATTGCAAGAACTTTCTGAATCGATCCTACTGCAAGGTTTGATTCAACCCATTACTGTTCGGAAAATCGGTGAAAATAGTTATCAGTTAATTTCGGGAGAGCGTCGTTACAGGGCTTCAAAATTGGCAGGTATCACTGAAATTCCTGCTTATATCCGGACAGCTAATGACCAACAAATGTTGGAAATGGCTTTGATCGAAAATATTCAACGTGAAAATCTGAACGCTATCGAGGTGGCTTTGAGTTTTCAACGTATGATCGAAGAGTGTAATTTGAAACAAGAGGAATTGGGGGAACGGGTAAGTAAAAACCGCTCTACTGTAACTAACTATCTGCGCCTATTAAAATTACCGCCAGTCATTCAAGCGGCTATCCGCGACGGAGAATTGACAATGGGACACGCTCGTGCACTTATTAATGTTGCAGAGGTTGATAAACAATTGTATATTTTCAAATTAATTGTTGATTTAGGGCTGTCTGTACGTAAGGCAGAAGAACTTGTTCGCGAGATTCAAAACGGAAATAAAAAGAAAACACAAAAGGATAAAAATGCACCTAAATCTTTTCAATTTCAAAAAATTGAAGATGATTTGGCATCTAAGTTTTCATCTCGGGTCAAGTTAAATCTGAAGAGTGCAAAAGGAAAGGGAGCAATTGAAATTCCTTTTGAATCCGAAGATGATCTGAGTCGTATTTTGGAATTATTAGACTGGTAA
- the dapB gene encoding 4-hydroxy-tetrahydrodipicolinate reductase — translation MKIVLFGYGKMGQIIEKFAQKRGHEIHLIVNSENRNLITVANLVGADVAIDFGVPQAALSNMELCLEANLPIVMGTTGWYEHLDAIKERCLSVDGSILYGSNFSIGVNIFFHINKMLAKAIQPYKAYDVQVEEIHHIHKLDAPSGTAITIAEGILNNSDVKTAWVNSLVGDGEEEIIPKANELLIESHRIEEVPGTHTVVYSSEVDQIEFKHMAHNRDGFALGSVIAAEWLFGKQGFYQVTEMFDFNR, via the coding sequence ATGAAAATTGTATTATTCGGCTACGGCAAAATGGGCCAAATTATTGAGAAATTTGCTCAGAAGAGAGGGCATGAGATTCATTTGATTGTCAATAGTGAAAATCGTAACCTAATTACGGTGGCTAATTTAGTAGGCGCGGACGTTGCGATTGACTTTGGTGTACCTCAGGCTGCATTATCGAATATGGAGTTGTGTTTAGAAGCTAATCTTCCTATCGTGATGGGAACAACTGGCTGGTATGAACATCTTGATGCGATTAAAGAGAGATGTCTATCTGTTGATGGTTCGATTTTATATGGATCTAATTTTTCGATTGGTGTAAATATTTTTTTTCACATCAATAAAATGTTAGCCAAAGCAATTCAGCCTTATAAAGCATACGATGTGCAAGTAGAAGAAATTCATCATATCCATAAATTAGATGCTCCAAGCGGAACTGCTATTACAATAGCTGAAGGAATTTTGAATAATAGTGATGTTAAAACAGCTTGGGTCAATTCTTTAGTAGGCGATGGCGAAGAGGAGATCATCCCTAAAGCAAACGAATTATTGATAGAAAGTCACCGGATTGAAGAGGTACCAGGAACACATACGGTTGTGTATAGTTCGGAAGTTGATCAGATCGAATTTAAACATATGGCACATAATCGCGATGGTTTTGCTTTAGGTTCTGTGATTGCCGCTGAATGGTTATTTGGAAAACAAGGATTCTATCAAGTAACAGAAATGTTTGATTTTAATAGGTAA
- a CDS encoding NADPH-dependent FMN reductase: MILIISGTNRPKSKTLKIAQYYQKQLKKSGENCQILPLTDLPADVIVSDLYGQRSDEFQKIQQLVSDADKFIFITPEYNGSIPGVLKIFIDACSFPISFYHKKAALVGISSGRYGNLRGIDHLTGICNYLRMHVLPLKIFLPQIQNEINEEYTFIHDETIRAIDEQIEELIHF, from the coding sequence ATGATTTTAATAATTTCGGGAACGAATCGTCCCAAAAGTAAGACACTAAAAATTGCACAATACTATCAGAAGCAGTTAAAAAAAAGTGGCGAAAACTGTCAAATATTACCTTTAACAGATCTGCCTGCAGATGTTATTGTTTCTGATTTGTATGGTCAGAGAAGCGACGAATTTCAAAAGATACAACAACTTGTCTCCGATGCAGATAAATTTATTTTTATCACGCCAGAGTATAATGGAAGTATTCCTGGAGTACTTAAGATTTTTATAGATGCATGTAGTTTTCCAATTAGTTTTTATCATAAAAAAGCGGCATTAGTAGGCATTTCATCTGGGCGATACGGCAATTTGAGAGGAATAGATCACCTCACAGGGATTTGTAATTACTTACGGATGCATGTCTTACCTTTGAAAATATTTTTACCACAAATCCAAAATGAAATTAATGAGGAATACACTTTTATTCATGATGAAACAATTAGAGCCATAGATGAGCAAATTGAAGAGCTTATCCACTTTTAA
- a CDS encoding DUF5683 domain-containing protein, with protein sequence MYRAISLLFSIFIFFVAQAQKVDSKGKVALKTIAVSDSTKKVSAVQDTIKKESRRERKRRERAEEEAKTPKIFKDSTRLAIEAKTATAWKRSLILPGWGQYTNKGLWWIKIPIIYGGFVSTALVFDFNNRYYKELIAELDYRYKNNNAVNNPAYAGAQTQGLISAKDYARRNRDLMVLLTVGLYGLNVAEAYVDSMIKNRWSINSEKLTFTIRPTVLQGPSTNFAYNAVPNIGLKLSMKIK encoded by the coding sequence ATGTATAGAGCGATCAGTTTATTGTTTTCAATTTTTATATTTTTTGTGGCACAAGCACAGAAAGTTGATTCTAAAGGAAAAGTGGCTTTAAAAACTATTGCTGTATCAGATTCAACTAAAAAGGTTTCAGCCGTACAGGATACAATAAAAAAAGAAAGCCGTAGAGAAAGAAAGCGGAGAGAAAGAGCCGAAGAAGAAGCAAAAACTCCAAAAATTTTTAAGGATTCTACACGTCTTGCTATTGAAGCAAAAACTGCGACAGCTTGGAAACGATCTTTGATCCTTCCTGGATGGGGACAGTATACAAACAAAGGTCTGTGGTGGATTAAAATACCAATCATCTACGGAGGATTTGTATCTACAGCGCTTGTATTTGATTTTAATAATCGTTACTATAAAGAACTTATTGCAGAACTAGATTACCGTTATAAAAATAATAATGCGGTAAATAATCCCGCATATGCAGGAGCTCAAACCCAAGGTCTTATCAGTGCAAAGGATTATGCTCGCCGTAATCGTGACCTCATGGTGCTTTTGACCGTGGGTTTATACGGATTAAATGTTGCTGAAGCTTATGTAGATTCCATGATTAAAAATCGTTGGAGCATTAACTCTGAAAAGTTAACATTTACAATTAGGCCTACAGTTTTACAGGGACCCTCGACAAATTTTGCTTATAATGCTGTTCCAAATATTGGATTGAAATTATCCATGAAAATAAAATAA